A segment of the Vibrio sp. YMD68 genome:
GAAATTCCGCAAGGTTGTCGCTTCCAAGCTCGTTGTGACCGTGTCCACGAAGCCTGTACCAAGGTACCGACGTCGCTTCGTCAAATAGAGCCTAATCGTTTATCAAATTGTCACCTATACGGTGAGCCTATTGCTCAAGCTAAAGCCTAAGCATTAAAAGATAAAATAAAAAAGTTTCTGGAGACAATTATGAGCAAACAATACGGTGATTTACTAATTGAAGGGAAAAATGTCGTTAAAGACTTCCCTCTAAACAGTAACTCCATAAAACAATCAAGAATGCGTGCGATTAACGACGTTTCTTTCAAAATGTACAAGGGAAGAGGTCTAGCGGTTGTCGGTGAATCCGGTTCGGGTAAATCAACAACAGCAAAAATGATCGCGAAAATGTACGCACCTAGCAATGGCGTGATCGAATATAAAGGTCGTGATATTCAAAGTATCACAGCCAGAAAAGATCTGATGCACTACCGTGAAGGTGTGCAAATGGTATGGCAAGACCCGTTTGGTTCTTTAAACCCGACTCACAATATCTTTCACCATATAGCTCGACCGTTGCTGATTCATAAGAAGGTAACGCCGGGTAATCAGAAAGAGCTGGAAGAACGTGTCCATGACCTCTTACAGCAAGTAGGACTGATTCCACCAAAAGAAACCGCGGCTAAATTCCCGCATCAACTTTCTGGTGGTCAACGTCAACGTGTCAACCTTGCGCGCAATATTGCCGTTGGTGCTGAAGTGGTACTCGCGGATGAACCAACATCTATGCTTGACGTGTCAATCCGTGCTGGTGTTTTGAACCTGATGGAAGAGATGAAGTTTGAAAAACAGATGTCTCTTCTTTACATCACGCACGATATCGCAACAGCTCGTTACATTGCTGAAGATATCTCCGTGATGTACGTCGGTCACATGGTTGAGTGGGGCGATACCGATGAAGTTATCTCAAACCCTCAGCACCCGTACACTAAGCTGCTTATTTCAGCCG
Coding sequences within it:
- a CDS encoding ABC transporter ATP-binding protein codes for the protein MSKQYGDLLIEGKNVVKDFPLNSNSIKQSRMRAINDVSFKMYKGRGLAVVGESGSGKSTTAKMIAKMYAPSNGVIEYKGRDIQSITARKDLMHYREGVQMVWQDPFGSLNPTHNIFHHIARPLLIHKKVTPGNQKELEERVHDLLQQVGLIPPKETAAKFPHQLSGGQRQRVNLARNIAVGAEVVLADEPTSMLDVSIRAGVLNLMEEMKFEKQMSLLYITHDIATARYIAEDISVMYVGHMVEWGDTDEVISNPQHPYTKLLISAVPDPSKSIHTKLEGNKGEIPLWTPASVGCPFAGRCTHATSKCTEHLPEVTQLSDNHFVRCYLFES